Proteins encoded together in one Thermococcus gammatolerans EJ3 window:
- a CDS encoding ABC transporter ATP-binding protein — protein MAGIRLVNLVKKFGEVTAVRGINLDIKDGEFMTLLGPSGCGKTTTLRMIAGLEEPTNGEIYIGDKLVSSPAKGVFVPPEKRNIGMVFQNYAVWPHMTVFDNVAYPLKIRKLPREEIERRVKHALEMVRLRGFEKRYPHQLSGGQQQRVALARALVMEPEVMLLDEPLSNLDAKLREEMRFEIKELQKRIGITIVYVTHDQAEAMAMSDRIAVMKSGVIHQTGSPWEIYKRPADSFVAGFIGLANFLKFDKVRIEENKAEVVLFGGKVRVTCAPPLKKQGKLIFVVRPSEIELLESPAENTVEGTVKRATFLGDIVDYLVEVEGKNIRVQTKATKIHPEGSKVYLKITHGVLVRLS, from the coding sequence TTGGCGGGAATACGGCTCGTTAATCTGGTTAAGAAGTTTGGAGAGGTTACCGCCGTCAGGGGGATAAACCTCGACATTAAGGATGGGGAGTTCATGACCCTTCTCGGTCCAAGCGGCTGCGGAAAAACCACGACGCTCAGAATGATAGCCGGTCTGGAGGAGCCCACCAACGGTGAGATTTACATAGGCGACAAACTCGTGTCCTCCCCGGCCAAGGGAGTCTTCGTGCCACCAGAAAAGAGGAACATAGGAATGGTTTTTCAGAACTATGCGGTCTGGCCACATATGACAGTGTTTGACAACGTTGCGTACCCGCTGAAGATCAGAAAGCTGCCCAGAGAGGAAATAGAGAGAAGGGTTAAACACGCACTTGAAATGGTTCGGTTGAGGGGTTTCGAGAAGCGCTATCCCCATCAGCTGTCCGGTGGTCAGCAGCAGCGCGTCGCCCTCGCAAGGGCGCTCGTTATGGAGCCCGAGGTTATGCTACTCGACGAACCTCTAAGTAACTTGGACGCCAAGTTAAGAGAGGAGATGCGCTTCGAGATAAAGGAGCTCCAGAAAAGGATAGGCATCACGATAGTCTACGTTACACACGACCAGGCCGAGGCTATGGCCATGAGCGACAGAATCGCCGTTATGAAAAGCGGGGTAATACACCAGACGGGTTCACCATGGGAGATTTACAAGAGACCGGCCGATTCATTCGTTGCCGGGTTCATCGGTCTGGCCAATTTTCTGAAGTTCGACAAGGTCAGGATTGAGGAGAATAAGGCCGAAGTCGTGCTCTTCGGGGGCAAGGTGAGGGTTACCTGCGCCCCACCGCTGAAAAAACAGGGAAAGCTAATATTTGTCGTAAGGCCCTCGGAGATAGAGCTCCTTGAAAGCCCGGCGGAAAACACTGTTGAGGGTACGGTAAAAAGGGCAACATTCCTCGGGGATATAGTTGATTACCTCGTCGAGGTCGAGGGTAAGAACATAAGAGTGCAGACCAAAGCGACGAAGATCCACCCAGAAGGAAGCAAAGTTTACTTGAAGATAACTCACGGCGTGCTCGTGAGGCTCTCGTGA
- a CDS encoding ABC transporter permease, translating into MERKITFTQAMWLFSLVVLLVTIAYPLVALIYKSLFGEKGFGYAYKVIASDPNTWVYTLNTLKLAVIVTFFAVIIGVPLAFLVVRTNLPGRKVVRFLAVLPFILPPYVSAIAWIQLAAPYVGYINRIWNGLGGSGNIVNIYSFPGLVLVMTLKFYVYVFLTVAAALEQMDPSLEEAARMSGSGPFKVAKDITIPLVMPSIASGALLAFVATCANFGIPALIGDRAHYYVLTTRIYSTLSIPDIDRAIAYSLILVIITGLALLIQKRSFGQKRYTTLTGKTVRPAVIALGRRKGLVALFVFLFLALTSVIPLFSLFFSAFLKNLYSPLTSLSSFTLSNFKFVLMEDETTTAALKTSVFSAFTASTIVTLFGALLAYMIVKTNVKGRLFMDWLSSVPYALPGTVVGVAIILAFIKTPIFNTLWIIPFAYFIRYLSYGVRTTVGSLLQIDRTLEEASLMCGANWLTTMKNIVLPLIKPGLIAAWILVFMPTLSELTVSIIIYPPNHPTIGVATYNLMEEGQYTAAYALSAVVAVVVILVQLAVNKITGKIGARGL; encoded by the coding sequence ATGGAGAGGAAGATAACGTTCACCCAGGCAATGTGGCTGTTCTCACTGGTGGTTCTCCTCGTAACGATAGCCTATCCCCTCGTGGCGCTGATATACAAGAGTCTCTTCGGTGAGAAGGGCTTTGGGTACGCCTATAAGGTCATAGCCTCAGACCCGAACACGTGGGTTTATACTCTCAACACGCTCAAACTTGCGGTTATAGTGACCTTCTTTGCGGTTATCATAGGAGTCCCGTTAGCCTTCCTCGTTGTCAGGACGAATCTGCCCGGGAGAAAGGTGGTTCGCTTTCTTGCAGTCCTGCCCTTCATCCTGCCACCCTACGTCAGCGCCATAGCTTGGATCCAGCTCGCGGCGCCCTACGTTGGATACATAAACAGGATCTGGAACGGGCTGGGGGGAAGCGGCAACATAGTTAACATATACTCCTTCCCGGGCCTCGTTCTCGTCATGACGCTCAAGTTCTACGTTTACGTTTTCCTCACAGTTGCTGCGGCCCTTGAGCAGATGGATCCATCGCTTGAAGAGGCCGCAAGGATGAGCGGCTCTGGGCCATTCAAAGTCGCAAAGGACATCACAATACCCCTGGTGATGCCCAGTATAGCCTCGGGAGCGCTCCTGGCCTTTGTTGCCACGTGTGCGAACTTCGGCATTCCAGCTCTCATCGGGGACAGGGCCCACTACTACGTCCTGACAACGAGGATTTACAGCACTCTTTCGATTCCCGATATAGACCGCGCCATAGCCTACTCCCTGATCCTCGTTATCATAACCGGACTCGCCCTGCTCATTCAGAAGAGATCCTTTGGACAGAAGAGGTACACGACCCTCACTGGAAAGACCGTAAGGCCAGCGGTGATAGCACTCGGCCGGCGTAAGGGGCTCGTGGCACTTTTCGTCTTCCTGTTCCTGGCCTTAACCTCCGTGATCCCGCTTTTCTCACTGTTCTTCAGCGCGTTCCTTAAAAACCTGTACTCACCGCTTACCAGCCTTTCCTCCTTCACCCTCAGCAACTTCAAGTTCGTCCTGATGGAAGACGAAACAACGACTGCGGCGCTGAAGACCAGCGTTTTCTCGGCATTTACTGCCTCAACGATAGTTACGCTCTTCGGAGCCCTGCTGGCATACATGATCGTAAAAACCAACGTGAAGGGTCGTCTCTTCATGGACTGGCTCTCCTCGGTTCCCTATGCCCTTCCAGGAACTGTGGTCGGCGTGGCCATAATCCTCGCCTTCATCAAGACACCTATCTTCAACACACTGTGGATAATACCCTTCGCTTACTTCATCAGGTACCTTTCCTACGGTGTCAGGACAACGGTCGGTTCCCTGCTCCAGATAGACAGAACTCTCGAAGAGGCCTCCCTGATGTGTGGTGCAAACTGGCTCACGACGATGAAGAACATAGTCCTCCCCCTCATTAAACCCGGCCTCATAGCGGCATGGATACTGGTCTTCATGCCTACTCTCAGTGAACTGACGGTCTCGATAATAATCTATCCTCCGAACCACCCCACGATTGGTGTTGCCACCTACAACCTCATGGAGGAGGGTCAGTACACCGCAGCGTATGCCCTCTCCGCCGTTGTTGCGGTGGTTGTTATTTTGGTCCAGCTCGCGGTTAATAAGATCACAGGAAAAATTGGAGCAAGGGGGTTGTGA